A genome region from Staphylococcus capitis subsp. capitis includes the following:
- a CDS encoding fructose-1,6-bisphosphatase: MTPITESEMKQKYLDLLSQKFDSAEKLATEIINLESILELPKGTEHFVSDLHGEYESFQHVLRNGSGNVRAKINDIFENKLSQQEIDDLAALVYYPEEKLKLVKNNFDSIGKLNVWYITTIERLIELITYCSSKYTRSKLRKALPEQFVYIIEELLYKSNEFHNKKPYYETLVNQIIELEQSDDLIIGLSYTVQRLVVDHLHVVGDIYDRGPKPDKIMDTLINYHSVDIQWGNHDVLWIGAYAGSKVCLANLLRICARYDNLDIIEDAYGINLRPLLTLAEKYYDAENPAFKPKKRPDKDVSLTKREESQITKIHQAIAMIQFKLEMPIIKRRPSFEMEERLVLEKIDYDNNEITVYGKTYPLKDTCFQTVDRNDPAKLLPEEEEVVDKLLLSFQQSEKLRRHMSFLMREGKLYLPYNGNLLIHGCIPVDENGEMESFEIEGEQLSGRELLDVFEYHVRIAFDHKEITDDISTDLVWYLWTGKYSSLFGKRAMTTFERYFIENKASHKEEKNPYYHLREDVDMIRKMLKDFGLNPDEGRIINGHTPVKEIDGEDPIKADGKMLVIDGGFSKAYQSTTGIAGYTLLYNSFGMQLVAHQEFNTKEKVLSDGSDELSVKRVVDEELQRKKIKDTNVGKELQNQIDILKILMHDRYLK; encoded by the coding sequence ATGACTCCTATTACTGAAAGTGAAATGAAACAAAAATATTTAGATTTACTCTCTCAAAAATTTGATAGTGCTGAGAAATTAGCAACAGAGATCATTAATTTAGAATCTATCTTAGAATTACCTAAAGGCACAGAACACTTTGTGAGTGATTTACACGGTGAATATGAATCTTTCCAGCACGTTTTACGTAATGGTTCAGGAAACGTTCGCGCAAAAATCAATGATATATTCGAAAATAAATTATCTCAACAAGAGATTGATGACTTAGCAGCCTTAGTGTATTATCCAGAAGAAAAATTAAAATTAGTAAAAAATAATTTTGATTCCATAGGTAAACTCAACGTATGGTATATCACTACTATCGAACGTCTGATAGAACTCATTACATATTGTTCATCAAAATATACTAGATCTAAACTACGTAAAGCTTTACCTGAACAATTTGTTTATATTATTGAAGAGCTACTATATAAAAGTAATGAATTTCATAATAAAAAGCCCTATTATGAAACTTTAGTTAACCAAATTATTGAATTAGAACAATCTGACGATCTTATTATCGGTTTATCATATACCGTCCAACGTCTTGTAGTCGATCATCTTCACGTAGTTGGTGATATTTATGACCGTGGACCGAAACCAGACAAGATTATGGATACACTCATAAACTATCATTCAGTTGATATTCAATGGGGTAACCATGATGTGTTGTGGATAGGCGCTTATGCAGGCTCTAAAGTATGTTTAGCTAACTTACTTCGTATCTGTGCGCGCTATGATAACTTAGATATTATTGAAGATGCTTATGGCATTAACTTACGTCCTTTACTTACTTTAGCTGAAAAGTATTACGACGCTGAGAACCCTGCTTTCAAGCCTAAGAAACGTCCTGATAAAGATGTAAGTCTAACTAAACGTGAAGAAAGCCAAATCACTAAAATACATCAAGCAATTGCTATGATTCAATTTAAACTCGAAATGCCTATTATTAAGCGTCGCCCTTCTTTCGAAATGGAAGAACGTTTAGTATTAGAAAAAATTGATTACGACAACAATGAAATTACAGTTTATGGCAAAACTTATCCCCTTAAAGATACTTGTTTCCAAACTGTAGACCGAAACGATCCGGCGAAATTACTGCCTGAAGAAGAGGAAGTTGTAGATAAATTACTTCTTTCATTCCAACAATCTGAGAAATTACGTCGTCATATGTCATTCTTAATGCGCGAAGGTAAACTATACCTTCCTTACAATGGCAACCTTCTGATTCATGGGTGTATCCCCGTTGATGAAAATGGAGAAATGGAATCTTTCGAAATAGAAGGCGAGCAGTTAAGTGGACGTGAGTTATTAGATGTCTTTGAATACCATGTACGCATAGCTTTTGACCACAAAGAAATCACTGATGATATATCAACTGACCTAGTATGGTATTTATGGACTGGTAAGTATTCATCTCTATTTGGTAAGCGTGCAATGACAACATTTGAACGCTACTTTATAGAAAACAAAGCTTCTCATAAAGAGGAGAAGAATCCATATTATCACTTACGTGAAGATGTTGATATGATTCGCAAGATGTTGAAAGACTTTGGATTAAATCCAGATGAAGGTCGTATTATTAATGGTCACACTCCTGTTAAAGAAATCGACGGTGAAGATCCAATCAAAGCTGATGGTAAGATGCTTGTCATCGATGGTGGTTTCTCTAAAGCCTATCAATCCACGACTGGCATTGCAGGATATACACTGCTTTATAACTCATTCGGTATGCAATTGGTGGCTCATCAAGAGTTCAATACTAAAGAAAAAGTATTATCAGATGGTTCTGATGAGCTATCAGTGAAGCGTGTTGTAGATGAAGAATTGCAACGTAAAAAAATAAAAGATACCAATGTTGGTAAAGAGTTACAAAACCAAATTGATATCTTAAAAATTCTAATGCATGATAGATATTTAAAATAA
- a CDS encoding DedA family protein, translating to MEQIITEFISKWGYTAIFILILLENVLPVVPSEIILTFAGLLSVKSHLSIWTLLIIATIASFIGLLILYYICRLISEEKLYRFVDRHGKWMKLKSKDLKRANDWFKKYGAWAVFLCRFVPVLRVLITIPAGINRMNVVQFTILSLLGTTIWNFALILLGRLLSDSFGALMNGIHTYSRIMYVIIIIAIIYFVIRYFMKRRKNVK from the coding sequence ATGGAACAGATTATTACAGAGTTTATTAGTAAGTGGGGCTATACCGCTATATTTATTTTAATCTTATTAGAGAACGTCTTACCTGTAGTTCCTTCAGAGATTATTCTTACCTTTGCTGGTTTACTATCAGTGAAATCCCACTTATCTATATGGACACTATTAATTATTGCTACTATAGCTTCGTTTATTGGTCTACTCATTTTGTACTATATTTGTAGACTTATATCTGAGGAAAAATTATATCGATTTGTGGACCGTCATGGTAAATGGATGAAATTAAAAAGCAAAGATTTAAAACGCGCCAATGATTGGTTTAAAAAATATGGCGCATGGGCTGTCTTCTTATGTCGTTTCGTACCAGTATTACGTGTGCTGATTACTATACCAGCTGGCATTAACCGTATGAATGTAGTTCAATTTACTATCCTTTCCTTATTAGGAACAACAATTTGGAATTTCGCACTTATTTTACTTGGACGCTTATTAAGTGATAGTTTCGGCGCTCTGATGAATGGCATTCATACATACTCACGTATCATGTATGTCATTATCATTATCGCTATTATTTACTTCGTTATCCGTTACTTCATGAAAAGACGCAAAAATGTTAAATAA
- a CDS encoding thiazole biosynthesis adenylyltransferase ThiF, whose amino-acid sequence MSRYDRQTRFHPFGEDGQHQLSTSQILVFGAGALGSHIIDQLARMGANHLTVIDMDIVETSNLHRQTLYDEEDAYHLVSKVEAVKNKVSQTNSEVTLTAYDVEVTSSNIEDIVSEINPDIIIDGMDNFKVRFLINEVCHKYEIPWVYGAAVGSKGTVYGIDYQGPCLKCLMQTIPETGESCAINGVLPPIVSIVASYEVAEVIRYLSGKGFSKQMITIDAFDLSYKAMNVDILKNDECPVCENHQYDLLETKQENTIEQMCGHTYLFRMPKHAFDYSNHFPGNIVKATSFAKLIKYENYEFTLFKDGRMNAYGVHSDEEASGLYHTLIKSIR is encoded by the coding sequence ATGTCACGCTACGATAGACAAACGAGATTTCACCCTTTTGGCGAAGACGGACAACATCAACTCTCTACATCACAAATACTTGTCTTTGGTGCTGGAGCTCTAGGGAGCCATATCATAGACCAGCTTGCTCGCATGGGTGCTAATCATCTTACAGTTATAGACATGGACATCGTTGAAACATCAAATTTACATCGTCAAACGCTTTATGACGAAGAAGATGCCTATCATCTTGTTTCTAAAGTTGAAGCTGTAAAAAATAAGGTGAGTCAAACCAACTCAGAAGTCACTCTTACTGCTTATGATGTTGAAGTCACTTCTTCAAATATTGAGGATATCGTAAGTGAGATTAATCCAGACATTATTATTGATGGAATGGATAATTTTAAAGTGAGATTTCTCATAAATGAAGTGTGTCATAAGTATGAAATACCGTGGGTCTATGGAGCAGCTGTAGGTAGTAAAGGAACTGTTTACGGCATTGATTACCAAGGTCCTTGTTTAAAATGTCTCATGCAAACCATACCTGAGACTGGAGAAAGTTGTGCTATTAATGGTGTTCTCCCACCTATTGTCTCAATTGTAGCAAGTTATGAAGTGGCTGAAGTGATTCGCTACTTAAGTGGAAAAGGATTTTCAAAGCAAATGATTACCATCGATGCGTTTGATCTTAGTTATAAAGCGATGAACGTAGATATATTGAAGAATGATGAATGCCCAGTGTGTGAAAACCATCAATATGACTTATTAGAAACAAAACAAGAAAATACTATTGAGCAAATGTGTGGTCATACGTACCTATTTAGAATGCCTAAACATGCATTTGATTACTCAAATCATTTCCCTGGAAATATTGTAAAAGCTACTTCATTCGCTAAACTTATCAAATATGAAAATTATGAATTTACTCTATTTAAAGATGGACGTATGAATGCTTACGGGGTTCATAGTGATGAAGAAGCTAGTGGTTTATATCATACTTTAATCAAATCTATTCGATAA
- a CDS encoding thiazole synthase, with product MFKIGNLELQSRLLLGTGKFDNEDIQSQAIAASETNVLTFAVRRMNLYDRDLPNPLANVNLEDFITFPNTAGAKTAEEAIRIAEIANHAGVCDMIKVEVIGDDETLLPDPFETYEGCKVLLEKGYIVCPYISNDLVLAKRLEELGVHAVMPLASPIGTGRGINNPLNLSYIIENANVPVIVDAGIGSPKDACHAMELGADGILLNTAISAAKDPVKMAEAMKLGINAGRLSYEAGRIPVKYTAQASSPTEGLGFL from the coding sequence ATGTTTAAAATTGGAAATTTAGAATTACAATCTCGTTTATTATTAGGTACTGGTAAATTTGACAATGAAGATATTCAATCACAAGCGATTGCAGCTTCAGAAACCAATGTTTTAACCTTTGCTGTTCGTCGTATGAATTTATATGATCGTGATTTACCTAATCCTTTAGCTAACGTTAACTTAGAAGACTTTATTACTTTTCCGAATACAGCAGGTGCTAAAACAGCTGAAGAAGCAATTAGAATTGCTGAAATTGCTAACCATGCAGGTGTATGTGACATGATTAAGGTTGAAGTTATTGGCGATGACGAAACGTTACTTCCTGATCCATTTGAAACATATGAAGGTTGTAAGGTACTTTTAGAAAAAGGATATATCGTATGTCCATATATCTCAAATGACCTCGTCTTGGCGAAACGTTTGGAAGAACTAGGTGTACATGCAGTCATGCCACTTGCATCCCCTATTGGAACTGGTCGTGGTATTAATAATCCACTTAATTTAAGTTATATTATTGAAAATGCAAATGTACCGGTTATTGTTGATGCAGGTATCGGTTCACCGAAAGATGCATGTCATGCAATGGAGCTAGGCGCTGACGGTATATTACTCAACACAGCGATTTCTGCAGCTAAAGATCCTGTTAAAATGGCTGAAGCAATGAAGCTTGGAATTAATGCGGGTAGACTTTCATACGAAGCTGGACGTATACCAGTAAAATATACTGCACAAGCATCAAGCCCTACTGAAGGTTTAGGTTTTCTATAA